CTGCAATCAAGTTTTTGATTTACACTGCTGTATCTGGTGCGCTAATTTTAGCTGCGTTTTTAGGTATGGTGTGGCTGACTGGTGCTTCTAGCTTTGCTTACGATACGCTGACAACGCAAACTTTGTCTTCAACGCTACAAGTCATATTGCTAGCAGGTATCATTCTCGGTTTTGGCATCAAGATTCCTTTAGTTCCCTTCCATACTTGGCTACCTGATGCTTATGTCGAAGCTTCTGCACCGATTGCAATTTTGCTGGGTGGAGTTTTAGCAAAGTTGGGAACTTATGGTATTTTACGCTTTGGCATGGGCTTATTTCCCGAAGCTTGGGCAACTCTCGCGCCAACTTTGGCAATTTGGGGTGCAGCGAGTGCGATTTATGGAGCATTAGCAGCGATCGCGCAAAAAGATATCAAACGCATGGTAGCCTTTAGTTCAATCGGTCATATGGGCTACGTACTCTTAGCAGCAGCGGCTAGCACTCCTTTGGCGCTTGTCGGTGCAGTTTCGCAAATGGTTAGTCACGGTATCATTTTGGCGATCCTATTCCACTTAGTCGGAGTTGTCGAAACTAAAGTGGGGACTCGTGAGTTAGATAAGCTAAATGGATTAATGAGTCCAATTCGCGGTTTACCAGTGATTAGCGCCCTCCTTGTTTTAAGCGGTATGGCTAGCGCGGGTATTCCAGGAATGACGGGATTTATTGCCGAATTTATTGTCTTTCAGGGCAGTTTCTCTGTTTTTCCAATCCAAACCATTTTGTGCGTTGTCGCAACAGGGTTAACCGCAGTTTACTTTGTCATTCTACTCAACCGCACTTGTTTTGGAAAACTCGACAACAATCTCGCATACTATCCTAAAGTATTTTGGTCTGAAAAAATCCCAGCTTTCATTTTGGCAGGTTTGATTATCTTTTTGGGAGTACAGCCGACTTGGTTAGTGCGTTGGAGTGAACCCACAACTACTGCAATGGTAGCAACAATTCCTGCAATAGAAGTAGGAGCGAGGAGCGTTAGCGCAGCGGGACGAAGTCCGGAGCGAGGGGTGAGTGAGTGGCTAGTGGCTAGTGACTAGTTGTTAGTTGTACTTACTACTTATCCAAAAGAATTTACTCAACTTCTACAATCTTAAGCACTGTAAACTACGAATCACGAATTACGAACTACGAATTTCTATGACTGCAACAATTCAACCTTCAACCGCTAAACTACCGCCCTCACAACACGAATTTGCCGAGGTTATTCATCGTCTAGAAGCTGGTGGGGCAATGTTACCCGATACACCAGAAAACTTGATGCAAATTATCGGCATCTATAAAGCTTATGCTGTACCAATGGATTTCTATTGGCGGGACTTACTGTATATAGCTGAACGCGTCTTTCTCGATCCTTTTCCTTTTTTCAAATACTTCATTCCCAAAGAGTATTTAGAACTGCACAATCACTATGCAGGTGACGATGCTGATTTAAGAATTTGGCAAAAAGGCGAAGCAACAGCGCATCCTGAACTGCTAGAGTTTATGGAGAAGGGCGAAACCTTCAAAATGCCTAAACTGCTGCATCATTGGTTCCACGATCGCATCAATATGGAATTTGCGGAAGAATGTATGCGGGCAATGTTGTGGCATCGCGGCATGTATGCACCTTACAATAAGTTTGACTCGTACTTAGACAGCGACGAATACAAAGCGAACGCTGATCAAGCAATCAAAGCTTACTTTCAGGGCAATCCCTTAATGTTGGGGATGTATAAACTGTTTCCTGATATGTTTTTGGAACAGTGTCGCCAGATGTCATATTACAGCAATTTGGGCTTGTTCTGGGAAGTGATGGCACCAGTATTTTTTGAAATGAGCGATCGCTACGATGCTGGTGATTTTAAAACTGTACCCGATGCAATGAATTTCTTAGTAAACGGCATCTTTGCGGTAGCCGGACGTCCGATTTACCACCATGTCTATATTCGCGGCGAACGTTACGAAATTATTCCCAAATCAAAAGGTTTTACGTGGTTGTACGAAGCTGCATTACCGTATGTTGAAGCGGTATTCTATCGCACTTCACCTTTTAGAGGTACAAAATCATACAACGCACAAGCCCGACAAATTCCTGATGATCAAAAAGATTTTCACTACGGTATTCTCTACGCCGATGTCTTCCCTGTTGGCACTGCGGGTATTCCGCCCACATTGTTAATGCAAGATATGTTGCATTTTCTGCCGCAATATTTGGTTGATTACTATCACCAACACTGTCGCGGTGAAGAAGATATGCTGATTCAATTAGGTATCACTTTTCAACGTTCCATGTATTGCGTAACTTCTGCTGTTATTCAAGCATTACGTACTGCATTGTTGTATCCTTTAGACGATCCAAATCCAAAACACTTACAAGCAAATCGCGAGTTTTTTGAAGCCCAATTAAATCGCTTCACGCGCCCAGAATATGGTATTCGCGATGCTGCTCGTTTACGCTATATTCAGCGGCAAGATTATCGGTAATTGATTACAGAAAAGAAGCGATCGCATTTACGGGGTAGGCAGCAATGCTTACCCTATTGTTGTATCAACTAAAATATAGCTATTACCCACAATAGGGGGCTTGTATGAAGCCTACAACTGAACGACTACGCTGGACAACAGCAGATTTAGAGTTGTTGCCTGATAACGGCAATCGCTATGAGATAATTGATGGAGAGTTGTTTGTGACAAGAGCGCCGCACTGGAACCATCAACGGGTTTGTGGCAATATCTACCAAAAACTTAATGTTTGGTCACAGTCTACAGGTTTAGGACAAGTAGCGATCGCTCCTGGAATTATCTTTTCCGATGCTGATAATGTGATTCCCGATGTTGTTTGGGCAAGTAATGAGCGATTAGCCCTATTATTAGATGATGCAGGACATCTTACGGCTGCACCGGAATTAGTTGTGGAAGTTTTGTCTAGTGGTGGTGATAACGAACGCCGTGACAAAGAAGTGAAATTAAAACTCTATTCCTCTAGAGGCGTACAAGAATATTGGATAGTTGATTGGCAAAAACAACAAGTTGAAATTTATCGGCGCGAAAAA
The sequence above is a segment of the Chroogloeocystis siderophila 5.2 s.c.1 genome. Coding sequences within it:
- a CDS encoding NADH-quinone oxidoreductase subunit M, whose amino-acid sequence is MLSVLIWLPILGAALIALLPKSIPTERIRLAALLVAGFTFVWNIFLLVKFDITTPGMQFLENIPWNETLGLSYQLGTDGLSILMLVLNSLLTWIAIYSSAKQTERPRLFYSLVLFVSGGVAGAFAAQNLLLFFLFYELELIPFYLLISIWGGEKRAYAAIKFLIYTAVSGALILAAFLGMVWLTGASSFAYDTLTTQTLSSTLQVILLAGIILGFGIKIPLVPFHTWLPDAYVEASAPIAILLGGVLAKLGTYGILRFGMGLFPEAWATLAPTLAIWGAASAIYGALAAIAQKDIKRMVAFSSIGHMGYVLLAAAASTPLALVGAVSQMVSHGIILAILFHLVGVVETKVGTRELDKLNGLMSPIRGLPVISALLVLSGMASAGIPGMTGFIAEFIVFQGSFSVFPIQTILCVVATGLTAVYFVILLNRTCFGKLDNNLAYYPKVFWSEKIPAFILAGLIIFLGVQPTWLVRWSEPTTTAMVATIPAIEVGARSVSAAGRSPERGVSEWLVASD
- a CDS encoding Uma2 family endonuclease, with amino-acid sequence MKPTTERLRWTTADLELLPDNGNRYEIIDGELFVTRAPHWNHQRVCGNIYQKLNVWSQSTGLGQVAIAPGIIFSDADNVIPDVVWASNERLALLLDDAGHLTAAPELVVEVLSSGGDNERRDKEVKLKLYSSRGVQEYWIVDWQKQQVEIYRREKAALTLVATLFANDELVSPILANLQFPVKQIFA
- a CDS encoding CO2 hydration protein; amino-acid sequence: MTATIQPSTAKLPPSQHEFAEVIHRLEAGGAMLPDTPENLMQIIGIYKAYAVPMDFYWRDLLYIAERVFLDPFPFFKYFIPKEYLELHNHYAGDDADLRIWQKGEATAHPELLEFMEKGETFKMPKLLHHWFHDRINMEFAEECMRAMLWHRGMYAPYNKFDSYLDSDEYKANADQAIKAYFQGNPLMLGMYKLFPDMFLEQCRQMSYYSNLGLFWEVMAPVFFEMSDRYDAGDFKTVPDAMNFLVNGIFAVAGRPIYHHVYIRGERYEIIPKSKGFTWLYEAALPYVEAVFYRTSPFRGTKSYNAQARQIPDDQKDFHYGILYADVFPVGTAGIPPTLLMQDMLHFLPQYLVDYYHQHCRGEEDMLIQLGITFQRSMYCVTSAVIQALRTALLYPLDDPNPKHLQANREFFEAQLNRFTRPEYGIRDAARLRYIQRQDYR